CAGGACTGCCGTCGACATAGCTGCATTCACTTTACCGATTCCTGAACGAAGTAAGATGACTTCTTTGTCACCCATCATACCACTTGTATATTCACACCCTGCGATTGTCTCGACTGAAGGGTTTGAGATGTTCTCACGCAATAACGCTACTTCTTCTTCCATTGCTCCGATGATGGCGATTTTCATTATTAAAACCTCTTTCTACTGTTTAGTCGCCTCCATGATCCACACAAAGTGATTCAGCTGCTGAAAATGAACCGTGAACCCATTCTCCTGCAATAATTTCTCCAATACATCCAGGGTGGTATAATATTCACGTTTTAAATCTTCGGCAAGATTGTCATACTTTTTCATCATTGCTTGGGATATGGTGGCTTGATAGTGCTGCTCCGTCTCGAACATCGTATCAGCAAATACTATTTTACCACCTTGGGCAAGGAGCTTTCCATAGATGCCGAAAGCTTTTCCCTTTTCTTCATCCGTTAAATGATGAAAGGCATAAGAACTGACGATCGTATCGGCCACTTCCTCTAAAGAGAAGTCCAGGAAATCACCGTCTTTGAACGTCACTTGTTCTCCGAGCTTCTGCATCCCGATCGCCCTCATCTCTGGAGAAGGCTCAAACGGAACGACTTCCAATCCTGCTTCGAGTAACTTTTTCGTAAGGTTTCCTGTACCCGGCCCGAATTCTACCACTCTTCCTTTTGACCTTGATACAACCTCTTCAAGTATGTTGTCATAATGTTCAAATACCGCCTGATATTCAACATCTTTCCCCGTCACCGTATCATCATATGAATCTGCCCAATCCTGGAACAGTTCTAAAAATTCTCTTCCCATCGGCTAACACCTCAGTTGCATTAAGTTTATAATTCCTATAAACATAGTATGAATTAAAATTAAAACTGTTATTAAATTATCATATCCACTCAATTAATTCAACAAATAATAATTGTAAAAAGCGATACTTTACACTAAAATAGAGGATGCGACGCTGCATTAAACGTAATAAAGGAGGGATATCATGAATATTTCATTTGACCTGATTGAAGATAAAGTGGAATTTTTTGAAGCAGACAGTTTACGGACCCTTGAGAAGAAAGTAGATGAGCAGATTCAGCATAATAAAGCGATCATGCTCAGTGTCCATCATGTAAATCATGCGGTTTCCATCGATGAAAATGGAAGAAGATTATATAGTGCGGTTGTTCATTTTAAAGTGAAGAAATGATAGGGAAGGCTGTTTTCTTAAACATTGTGGCTTTTAAACAAGCGAGATGCGGTTGATTTCCGCTACAGATGTTCACTTTAACGTCTAATAATAGCAACAATCTTTACGAAAACATGCCAATAAAAAAGGCTGGACACTACGATACCCGCCTACTCAATCAAATGCTGGAACCTGGTAAATACAAGCAAAAAAAATCCGAGCGAATTAGATTTTCATGAAATCATTCGTTCGGATTTTTCTTTGGCTGGGCAACCTTTTGTTCCAGCCTTATTCTGCTATTTAATAGGCATATGTCTCGCCTCTTGGCGTTTTAGTCTTTATCGTTTTCTGTCAGCTCCTGGACTTTGGTCGGTTGCCAGCCTTGGCCATCGACCCATTGGAGGTAGACACGGTATGGTGTGCCGGTGTCTTTCGCGGTGACAGTCGCCATCGATCTTTGCGGACCGCCGTTTCCTGCGATGAACCAAACGGTCATATTTTCTTCAGGAATCCCTGTTGCATAGGATGCGGCTTTCACCTTTTCGTTCCAGTCGACCGAACCGATCTCGTAGGAAGAAGCATGTTCGCCTGACTGCTCTGTTCCGACTGGCTTCCAGTCTGGATGAATCAGTGTCTTTTCAACATTTGGTTCGTCACTGTCTTCGACCTTCAACTTACTGTCATCTTCTCCGTCCAGCGCGACTTCATCCTTCTTCTCGTCGGATTCATTTTGCTCTTGTTCATCTTCTTGCTTCTGTTCATCTTTCTTATCTTCGTCTGCCGGAACTTCTGAATCCCCGTTCTCCTCATCAGATCCAGACTGGTCATCGTTCGCTGTATCTTTCTTATTGGCATCCTTTGATTCTGTATGCTTCACATCAGTCGTTGCTTTTTCATTGTCACTGCCGAACAAGATTGTCCCGCCGACTGCCACAATCAACAGAAGTACGACTGCTATCATTATGTTCAGGATTTTATTTGTATTTTTTTTAGATCGTTTATCCAATCGAGATTGGTATTTCGCCATAGTGTTCCCTCCCTATTATGCTAAACATTTTAACATGATTGGAGGAAGAGAATAAAGCGAAACATTATGAATCCACTTCTGAATTGCAAGATAGGGAAAAAGGTCACGGCAGGCTGTCATCTGGTTTCGAACCGATAAACGGCATCCACACTGTCTTTATAAATCGGATAGATACCCCCTTCATCGATTGTCACATCCATGTTGACGGCCACCAGGGCATATTTCGGATTGTCGAAGGGAAAATAGCCTGCAAACCATTTATTATATAATTCCTTCTTTCCCCGAAAGCTTCCAGTCTGCGCCGTGCCCGTCTTTCCTGCAACCGGATAGGCGGCTTGCTGGAGGTAGCCGGCCGTTCCCTCGGGTGATGCCACCACACCCCGCAAATATTGCTGAAGCTTCATGGCCGTGTAGGGAGTGATTGTTTCTCCTTCCAGCTTCTGTTTCGGAAATGAGAACATGTTTGTCCCGTTTTGATACTGAACGGAAGAAACGGCACTGACCTGGAACTTCTCTCCTCCCCTTGCAATCGTCGCCATCATGTTGGCGACGCCGAGGGGAGTGACCCTCACTTCCCTCTGGCCGATGCCTGTTTGAGAAACGTAATTGGGTTCTTCCCTTTCTTCATCCGTAGCAAAAACCCTTCCAGCATCGGATTGAAGCTGTGTGAAACCCTCATAATGGAACACATCCCCACTCCAGCCGATCTCACCTGTCAAGCCGAGCTTTTCTGCATACTCATCAAGCAGATGGTCATCCTTTTCAGTCAATTCCCTCGCCAGGTCTGCAAATGTGCGGTTACAGCTGACTGCGATGCTCTCTTTGATATTAATGTTCCCGTGGGGCTTTTCTGCCTGTTCCCCTCGGATATCTTCGTCGCAAGGAAACAGCCTGCTTTCATCGACCAGTCCTTCATCCATCGCGGCAGCGGCCACCATGGTCTTGAACACCGAGCCTGGGATCAACGCCTTTAACATGTAATTTGTCGCCCCTCCGCTGAAAGGGTCCCTGCTTTTCATGACTGGCCTCGATACACTTGCGACGACCTCACTTTTTTCAATGTCCAAAAGAAGAAGGCCGCCTTTTTTCATCTGATAAGTGTCTGCCACTTCTTCCAATGACTGCTGAAGTCCGGCATCGATCGTTGTTTTCACATTAAGGGGATAAAAAGGGTTGGCCGGTGCCAGATACTTTACATCCACCCCGAACAGCGGTCCTCCGAGGGCGTCCACGTGATAGATCAGCTTGGCCTCCTCTTCTGCCACAAGCCATTCATCAAAGTTCTCCTGCAGCCCCGATACCCCGATCTTCTGATTGGCACCCTTGACTCTTTCAGGGTACCGTTGGTGGAATACCTCTGCATTTTCTCCCGTCACGCCGATCAACTGCGATGCCAATACATCACCGCTTTTATACTTTTTGGTCAGCGCGAACACCCCCTGGATTTCGAGGGAGGTGATGTCGTTCATCTGATGTTCAGACAGCTGCAGCGGTTCACGTCCGCCGAACACGATCGGCCCCTTTGCTTCTTCAAGCTTGGCAAGAATCGTAGCAGGCGGTATATGAAGAATATCCGCAACCTTTTCCACCGGCCAAGCTGTATGTTGAAGAAATGGAAACAGGACCAGTATATTTTTTTCGGTGAACGTGAGGGGCTTTCCGTTCCTGTCCAGGAATTCCCCCCTCCCTTCATCGATCACCAGTTGTTGGGTCCGTTGGGAAACACTTTCTTCCAGGAGATTGATTTGATGTTTCGAGTAAGATTCGGTTTGGAATAATTGCAGCTGCATCAATCTTGCACAAAGGACACCGAGAGAGAGCAATAGGACGATGCTGAGCATCCTGATTCGTTTCCGTTTCATTTTGTCACCTCGTCCCCATTGTTGACGAGTTTCAGGCAAAATAACCGGTTCCTGCATAAAAAAGAAGGGGCTCGATGATTCGAGCCCCTTCTTAAGAGATCAGCTTACTTCTACAATTTTAACGCTCATTTCCCCGCCTGGAGTCTGAACATTCACCTCTGCACCGACTTTGTGGCCAAGAAGGCTTTTGGCGATCGGTGAGTCATTTGAAATCTTCCCTTCAAATGGATCTGCCTCTGCAGAGCCCACAATCGTGTACGTTTCTTTATCACCGTCAGGAAGTTCGATGAACGTCACTTTTTTACCTAATTGCACTGTATCTGAATTCATATCATCTTCTTGAATGATCTTCGCATTGCGGATCATATTCTCAAGGGTTGAAATGCGTCCCTCAACGAATGCCTGCTCATCTTTCGCCGCATCGTACTCTGAGTTCTCGGAAAGATCGCCGAAGCTTCGAGCAATTTTAATGCGCTCAACCACTTCTTTACGTTTAACCGTTTTCAGGTTTTCCAGTTCTTTTTCTAATTTCTCTTTTCCTTCTGCTGTCATAGGAAATACTTTTTCTGTACTCATGACCCTCTTCACTCC
The nucleotide sequence above comes from Bacillus sp. KH172YL63. Encoded proteins:
- a CDS encoding DUF1510 family protein gives rise to the protein MAKYQSRLDKRSKKNTNKILNIMIAVVLLLIVAVGGTILFGSDNEKATTDVKHTESKDANKKDTANDDQSGSDEENGDSEVPADEDKKDEQKQEDEQEQNESDEKKDEVALDGEDDSKLKVEDSDEPNVEKTLIHPDWKPVGTEQSGEHASSYEIGSVDWNEKVKAASYATGIPEENMTVWFIAGNGGPQRSMATVTAKDTGTPYRVYLQWVDGQGWQPTKVQELTENDKD
- a CDS encoding DUF2536 family protein, producing the protein MNISFDLIEDKVEFFEADSLRTLEKKVDEQIQHNKAIMLSVHHVNHAVSIDENGRRLYSAVVHFKVKK
- a CDS encoding peptidoglycan D,D-transpeptidase FtsI family protein; the protein is MKRKRIRMLSIVLLLSLGVLCARLMQLQLFQTESYSKHQINLLEESVSQRTQQLVIDEGRGEFLDRNGKPLTFTEKNILVLFPFLQHTAWPVEKVADILHIPPATILAKLEEAKGPIVFGGREPLQLSEHQMNDITSLEIQGVFALTKKYKSGDVLASQLIGVTGENAEVFHQRYPERVKGANQKIGVSGLQENFDEWLVAEEEAKLIYHVDALGGPLFGVDVKYLAPANPFYPLNVKTTIDAGLQQSLEEVADTYQMKKGGLLLLDIEKSEVVASVSRPVMKSRDPFSGGATNYMLKALIPGSVFKTMVAAAAMDEGLVDESRLFPCDEDIRGEQAEKPHGNINIKESIAVSCNRTFADLARELTEKDDHLLDEYAEKLGLTGEIGWSGDVFHYEGFTQLQSDAGRVFATDEEREEPNYVSQTGIGQREVRVTPLGVANMMATIARGGEKFQVSAVSSVQYQNGTNMFSFPKQKLEGETITPYTAMKLQQYLRGVVASPEGTAGYLQQAAYPVAGKTGTAQTGSFRGKKELYNKWFAGYFPFDNPKYALVAVNMDVTIDEGGIYPIYKDSVDAVYRFETR
- a CDS encoding class I SAM-dependent DNA methyltransferase; the encoded protein is MGREFLELFQDWADSYDDTVTGKDVEYQAVFEHYDNILEEVVSRSKGRVVEFGPGTGNLTKKLLEAGLEVVPFEPSPEMRAIGMQKLGEQVTFKDGDFLDFSLEEVADTIVSSYAFHHLTDEEKGKAFGIYGKLLAQGGKIVFADTMFETEQHYQATISQAMMKKYDNLAEDLKREYYTTLDVLEKLLQENGFTVHFQQLNHFVWIMEATKQ
- the greA gene encoding transcription elongation factor GreA is translated as MSTEKVFPMTAEGKEKLEKELENLKTVKRKEVVERIKIARSFGDLSENSEYDAAKDEQAFVEGRISTLENMIRNAKIIQEDDMNSDTVQLGKKVTFIELPDGDKETYTIVGSAEADPFEGKISNDSPIAKSLLGHKVGAEVNVQTPGGEMSVKIVEVS